The sequence GAAGGTTTTGGATAAAAATGGTGCTCGTAGGAATATCTTTCCTATCCatctatcctcctcttccctatccccctcccccccgtctTCCTCCCACCTGTTATCCATCATCATCTAAAACGGCCATACGTCACCATCAGTCTCTAGCAGCTAGCCCCCCTTTACTGCCTTCACTATCCTCCCTCACTtcacctccctctcaccatcCAGTTCTGTATCCACATAAATGATAAATTGCTTGTAATGTGGCCTCACCCTCGATCTCTGCCGGGGTCCTTCAGGTAAACTCACAGGCAACTGCCACGGCCTCTCTGCACCCTTAAACCAAACAAACTGGTGCTGGCGCTAagtgtggtgaccccacacactcacacacgcaacaCTTGCACACACACGCGCCTCGCCTCTCCTCCTCACAATGCCCTACTCAGCTCCCCTTACTGAAAACTATTCACATGATCCGATTTCTAAATTAAAGGCACTTGAACTGCGCCCATACCTAGggctgggtgtggcttgtgtatatatgtatattatattatacactGTGTATGACAAAGTTTAATAGAAAATGACATACGCAAATTTACAACACGATGTCGATCCGGGAAGCATCTTGCTCGGTGCAAGAGTTGGTTAACATTTATGAAGTATAAATCATACATAAAGTATAACCAATAATGTATATAATGTTACCTTGCCATTTATATTGCATTTGGAATGTTTATTGCATTTATCTGCAAAAACAAAACCCCCCAAATCGACAAAGATCAGCAGGCGTTGTTTGGGGTTTAAtgaaataacaacaacaaatggATTTTGTACACGGGAAAGTTGTCAATAGAGATACCGTTGTGAAGCTGTTAATTTCCGGTCACTGTGATGGTTAGCGAGACCTACCGGAGGGCCCCTGGCCCTACTGGAGGGCCCCTGGATGCTGGCTCTATCGGAGGGCCCCTGGACGCTGGCCCTACTGGAGGCCCCCTGGACGCTGGCCCTACTGGAAGGCCCCTGGATGCTGGCCCTACTGGAGGGCCCCTGGATGCTGGCCCTAGTGGAGAGCCCCCTGGACGCTGGCCCTACTGGAGGGCACCCTGGACGCTGGCCCTACTGGAAGGCCCCTGGATGCTGGCCGTACTGGAGGGCCCCTGGATGCTGGCCCTAGTGGAGGGCCCCTGGACGCTGGCCCTACTGGAGGGCCCTCTGGACGCTGGCCCTACTGGAGGGCCCCCTGGATGCTGGCTCTCTTCATCTTCTTAAATTTAAAGTTTTTACTATGAACAACAATAAATATTTGaatttataaatatatgtaaAGTAATCCCCACCTTTACTAAATCCCCTTTAGATGTGTGAGGGTTAATCCCCATCCTTCCAGGAGAGTGAGGATTAATCCCCAATCCTCCAGTAGCGTGAGGGTTAATCCCCATCCTCTCAGTAGAGTGAGGATTAATCTCCAATCCTCCAGGAGCGTGAGGGTTAATCCCCATCCTTCCAGGAGAGTGAGGGTTAATCCCCACCCTTCCAAGAGTGTGAGGATTAATCCCTATTCTTTTCAGAAAGTGAGGATTAATCTCCAGTCGTATGTAAATAGGGGGACCATCTCCATCCTTGCCAAATTAAGAGGCTTAATCCCGCTCCTTTCTGAAGGGGGAGAGTTAATTCCTTTTCTTGCAGAAATGGCAGGGTTAATCCCATTCATTGCAGACGTTTGAGGTTTAATCCCCCATCATTGCTAGAGCTGGGCTTTGATGATTGaggcttgggtggtggtgtgaggcatTGTGGGAGGATTTCATGTGTAGAGGGGACTGGGTGGGACTGGGTGGTGGGTGGATTGGCCTTGTTGGAGGTGGATATGTGAGAGGAATATGAAGAAGCTGGTGAATATCTTCATGCTCTGAAGGGATATGAAGGAAGGGGGAAGGCAGAGCAAAAGAGGGAGGTAGggcagaagagagggagggggacagaGCATATGAGTGCTggtgtaccttgaggttaccttgaggtgcttccggggcttagcgtccccgcggcccggtcgtcgaccaggcctcctgaccaGGTGTAACCTATATAAAAAGGATAATTTGGCTTGCAGAATCTTTAAAGACCTGGAGCGGAAGGAGAATGAATGTTTAGAATTCAATAAGCAACAAGAAGTGCATTTGGGGTTCAGGTGGCcgtcagaggagagagagatcacACCTACACACCAGATGGGTGTTCACCATGATTTCAGGTCAACTACAGACGAGGCAGGTGACCATGACTTGTATGTCCCACAGGGCATCACCGGCGTGTATTGATCACTTGAGTCATCGCCAGAGGCAGTTAGGAGTCGCCAAGCCTGAGAATGTGACGACGAGACGTGACTGTCTGAGAGAGGCAATCAGGTGGAGACACAGGGACCAACAAGGTCGTGGTTGGACGATCACACGAGATGACGTCCTGAAAGTTGGATGATGCCAGCTTCGTGGACTGTGTAGAGTAGATctttgtgcgtactcacctattactcaccttgcgggggttgagctttggctctttggtcccgcctctcaactatcaatcaattggtgtacagattcatgagcctactgggctctatcatatctacattcgaaattgtgtatgcagtcagcctccaccacatcactacttaatgcattcaatttgttaactactctgacactgaaaaaattctttctaacgtctctgtggctcatctgggtactaagtttccacctgtgtccccttgttcgtgttccacccgtgctaaagagtttgtctttgtccatcctgtcaattcccctgagaattttgtaggttgttatcatatctccccttactcttctgttttccagggttgtgaggttcagctcccttagcctttcctcgtagctcattcttcTCAGTtcagggaccagtctggtggcatacctctgaatcttctctaacttcgtcttgtgtttaactaggtatggactccaggctggagctgcatactccaggattggtcttacataagtggtatacagggtcctgaacgattccttacacaagtttctaaaggcagttcttttaTTGGCCAAtggccaatgtgtgtgtgtgtgtgtgtgtgtgtgtgtgtgtgtgtgtgtgtgtgtgtgtgtgtgtgtgtgtgtatttattatttgtatttgaagctgaagaatcgagctattagctcttggaccccgcctttctaatcaaatttgtttcctctattatgtctaccatATATATTAAtcttacaaaacacacacacacacacacacacacacacacacacacacacacacacacacacacacacacacacacacgaataaaCGCATTACGAGTCCCACTTTCAGCGTTCtcccaacaaacaaaacaagatatgaatccaTATATTCCACAACCACAAACTGAGACTCGTATAAAAACCCACTTTTTCTTTCTGGTCAAACGCGTGAACGCTCTTTTACCCAACTTTGGCAGTTCGCCGCAAAGTGGATGAAAAAAACTCCTTTTGCGAGGCGAGAAGGGAAGAGAGTCGAATGGAAAAGTAAAATAGGAGAAATGAAGGAATTAGACAAATGGAGCAAAAGAGAACGAGAGGGATAAAGCTGACTTTTTTTAATGGCTGATATTATTACAGTATTCATGCTGGTTTACGAAACTTGATGAGCCAAATGGAAGGTGAGTGAGAAGATATTCATATGCTGGTGAACGGGTGCCAGTGCTTAGGCCGGGTGTGTTCAGGTGGGTAAGCTGAGAGAGGTGTTCGGAAGTGGTAAGGGAATGCAGGCTGAGAGGTGTTCGAAAGTGGTAAGGGAATGCAGGCTGAGGGGAGTGTTTGAAAGTGTTCGGAATATTTAGACAAGCAGGAGTGCAGACTAAGAGGAATACTCAGACGGGACAATGAAGGGCATGCAAGCCAAGGAGCCGGCACCCACACACGACTGGAAATGCCAGAAAACAGGCCGGGATTCAAGGCATGAAAACAACACCTATGCACTGCGCGCTGAGGCATCCATCCCCCACCGACAAGAATGGCGTCTCGAGATGATGAtcatgttttagattcagcaagtcggaacaaaaagttgctagtagcacgggctatggtgagcccgtagtggacttgttaCCCGGGAACACAGCAACAGCTGCATCTTGAACATAAGGGATGGGTTGTATGACAAAAGTAATGGAGTTTAGGTATACTTAGATAGGTTCCTGGTCAGAGAATATTACGAGACAATTCTTGCTTGAGAATACAACAAAATGGCAGAGTTCAACACCTTGGAAATCCTACTTAGTTGCAGGTGGATAACGGTAGATTGATGTGACGTGAGTCAATAGATTGATGTAACATGAGTTAAGAATTTGATGTGACGTAATTCGTATTATTGATGTGACGTGACATGTAAAGGTCGCTCCGTCACCGTAACATGAACTGTGACATTTGTCTTCGTCACGCACCTCCACGCAAGGTAAAAAAATTGCCTTGAAATTAGAGTGCACTTTCAGGTGTATATTCACCTGGCATTATACTCTCACATTATACTCACTGTGGCGACACTCACTAATTCACTGCGGCACAGTGTAGCTTTACCACTCTTTATATTTTCATTGTATAAGCATATGTgagtaattatataatatatatatatatatatatatatatatatatatatatatatatatatatatatatatatattagaaaactCATCCTCGTGAagaattcgaacccagacagctaggCGCTCCATACACCTTAAGAgccagtgtggtgtagtgggtaatGTACTAGATATGCGAAGGTGTATGGAGCAcctagctgtctgggttcgaatccttcacgaGGATGATTAGCACGTAAGCTCCAGCATCAGCAGCATCCTGGCACAAAGCTACAGAGGCAGCTGCCCTACTCCACAAACAGTCTCGAGTTTCCTGTGTATCTTGAGAGCCAAAAAGTCAATTATAGTGTTATTTTTCAGTCGAGTAATGTAATTGGTGGCATTGTGTGTTCCCACTCAACTTCCCTCCACTGGAACACCAATAACATTCTGCCTGGTAAAAATGTGAGACAATAAAACTGGATATTAAGCGTGCCTTGTTCCCCTTGGATTtaattactttgttttcacacagGTAATCTAATTGGCACGCAGCCCCCTCCAGCCTCCTAACTTTTCCGCAATTAACGGACAATTACTGTCTAAAACGCACAATGTGATAGAGAAAAAGAAATATTTATTACGTTGCATTATGTCAGTAAGTGTGTCGGAGCGATGTGTCGTTGCTAATTGTGGCGTTCAGTAGTTGGTAGGAGCCCCTGCTTGTAGTGGTGCTACACTTGGGTAACTGTAGCAGTGGTACACTTGGGTAACTGTGGTAGTGGTACACTTGGGTAACTGTAGCAGTGGTACACTTGGGTAACTGTGGTAGTGGTACACTTGGGTAACTGTGGTAGTGGTACACTTGGGTAACTGTGGTAGTGGTACACTTGGGTAACTGTGGTAGTGGTACACTTGGGTAACTGTAGTTGTGGTACACTAGGGTACTGGCTCTACTTGTAGCGTTGTGTAGTTGGTGTATTCTGGCCGGGGCTGTTACTTGGGGCTTTGGTACACTTGGACAATTGCTTCCTCTGTCATTTTGGTAATTGAAGATTTACAGTAAGTTTCTTGAACGTCTGTTTTACACAGTGATAGAGGACATGTTTTTCGGAACTAAtaagacacagacacacatacgACAGCAGTTTGTGCTGACTAATATATGCGTATTGGACTGTTAAGACCCACAAACCTGGAAACCCACTGTTTCCGATCATCAGCCATATACCTACACCACGTACAGACCGGAAGAGCGACACAACAATCTACTGACTCGACAGCAACCAAACGCTTGCAGCTTTAAGCTTTCAAAGTAATGTGTTGACTTATTGCGGGGGGTGTCAGGCAACGGGCGTGAGATCGGCTTTGGGAGTTAAGTCGATGGGCGCCAACGTGTCCGTGGGTCAGACTGTTGGAATGATGCTGGACAGTTTATTGGGATGAAGATTGTACTCCTCTTTACCTACAACTCACACTTAGGGAACTATTCGAAGCATGCACAATAAAgcatgcgtttcgggcagaatgcaaagcgttctgcccgaaacgctttgcgtaatagtggctttaggctttgtatgtactagccctatctataaatccatcaatgtttgtatctcaccttgtatgtatgtatgtactttacctgaataaacatttgatttgatttgatttaaagAGGAACTCATATTGAATCCTAATGGTCTCATATACGAACAAATGGAGAGTGTCGCCATAGGTCTCCCCCCTCCTTGGTGTTCTGTTTAGGAGTTCATACAAGTTCAAGGGCGGTGTTGAACACGAAGTCCTTGTTGACAAGGACCTAAAACCTGACGTCTGGCGGAGGTGTGTTGATGACGTGTAATTATTGCAGGTACTTGGCGCGTTTTGTGCTAAGTTTCACTGAAAAGATTGAGAGTGATGGTAATCTGTTTTTCCTAGATGTATCAGTCTTGGAAAGGAATCGAGGTTTACACACTCTGTAGTCTACACTAGGACAACCAACATAGCGATGTGTCTTCATGCTAGTTGTGACTGCAAAGCCAGCTACAAGCGGAGTGTTGTCGTAGTCCGTCCTCCTAAAGTCTCCCAAcggcaagaaactgtcgtactaaaatgcccttatcctaccctaccagaggacccaaaacagaaaacgggatagaaTGTCAatatcgcgagccgctaccattttctagtaccactaattttggccttaggtagagtatacgtcaaaatacgacgttctattaggagggctGATTGGTTGTCGACGACTGTGTCAACAATGCTCTCACACACAGCTCCAGTTGGCAGCAGGTTGACGACGAATTCGATCAGgtaaggtcctagtcaataatggcaACTCTAGCGGGTATGTTAAAAAATAATGAAAAGGAAGATGAATGGCCATGCTACCTATGATAACATGGATTACACTACAGGAGCAGGCTTTTCCCCTTGCCCAGTgggccaagagagagagagagagagagagagagagagagagagagagagagagagagagagagagagtgagagtgagagagagagagagagagagagagagagagagagagagagagagagagagagagagaggtaatatGTCaatggctttctgacaatccaaaaatataaaTCTGCCAacccttccgtttcttgtctaatTTTTGTCGCAATGTTCATAGCATTCTATTAACCCATATTCCTGTGATCCGTGCGAGGGAGACGAGAGGAGAAAATGACACAGTTATCTGTACCCAAGGAAGCACAAATGTAACAGAGCACTCGGTACATATCCACTCGGTACATATCCACTTGCCTGCTCCTTTATTATCGTCACATGACTTCTGTGTATAACAAAGGGAGAATTGTCACGTGATTTGCAATAATAAAAGAGAACTCAAGTGGATATGTACCGAGTGCTCTTTTACATATATCCTTCTTGGGTTCAGGCAACCGTGTCATATTTtccacacacctgactgtgttTTGTTGCTTGTGTGAGCCTTCTTGAGGGGCCGTGTTCCCTCTCTCAGTGTCAACAATGAGTGAACGATTAGCCTCCCTACTCTCTTATTATATGCGATAAGGCGTTTATTACGTCTGCTGTTCATGTCTGCTAGTTAAACAGTAGCATGTGAGAGACACGAAgataatgatgataatgatgattagGATTTACAGAAGTTTCAACGACGTG is a genomic window of Procambarus clarkii isolate CNS0578487 chromosome 8, FALCON_Pclarkii_2.0, whole genome shotgun sequence containing:
- the LOC138360903 gene encoding homeobox protein ESX1-like, which gives rise to MVSETYRRAPGPTGGPLDAGSIGGPLDAGPTGGPLDAGPTGRPLDAGPTGGPLDAGPSGEPPGRWPYWRAPWTLALLEGPWMLAVLEGPWMLALVEGPWTLALLEGPLDAGPTGGPPGCWLSSSS